A stretch of Sinorhizobium meliloti DNA encodes these proteins:
- a CDS encoding thiamine phosphate synthase: MSNIEDRCRLVLVVPDIADSAERARLVGEALKGGDVASVIVPQYALSDADFQKHAEALVPVIQQAGAAALIEGDTRVAGRAKADGLHIAGGPDALADAIERHAPKLIVGGGNATDRHHALEIGELRPDYVFFGRTDGDIKPEAHPKNLALAEWWASMIEIPCIVMGGTDPQSALAVAETGAEFVALRLAVFGEAGQAPSVVAAVNALLDEKAPRFEG; the protein is encoded by the coding sequence ATGAGCAACATTGAAGACCGCTGCCGCCTCGTGCTGGTCGTTCCGGATATCGCAGATAGCGCGGAACGCGCGAGGCTCGTCGGCGAGGCGCTGAAGGGCGGCGACGTAGCGTCGGTGATCGTGCCGCAATACGCGCTCAGCGATGCGGATTTCCAGAAGCATGCGGAAGCGCTCGTGCCGGTGATCCAGCAGGCCGGCGCCGCGGCCTTGATAGAGGGCGACACACGGGTCGCCGGACGGGCGAAGGCGGACGGTCTCCACATCGCCGGCGGTCCGGATGCGCTGGCCGATGCGATCGAGCGGCACGCGCCGAAGCTGATCGTCGGCGGCGGCAACGCCACCGACCGTCACCATGCGCTCGAGATCGGCGAGCTGCGGCCCGATTACGTTTTCTTCGGCCGCACGGATGGCGACATAAAGCCGGAGGCGCATCCGAAGAACCTGGCACTCGCCGAATGGTGGGCGTCGATGATCGAAATTCCCTGCATCGTCATGGGCGGCACGGATCCGCAATCCGCGCTTGCGGTCGCTGAAACCGGTGCCGAGTTCGTGGCGCTCCGCCTTGCCGTCTTTGGTGAGGCCGGTCAGGCACCGTCGGTGGTTGCGGCCGTCAACGCATTGCTTGACGAAAAAGCGCCACGGTTTGAAGGTTAA
- a CDS encoding DUF1192 domain-containing protein — MSLYDEDQPKKKTEHEIGSDLSLLSVDELNARIALLTEEIARLQAERNRKSASRSAAESLFR; from the coding sequence ATGAGCCTGTATGACGAGGACCAGCCGAAAAAGAAGACCGAGCACGAGATCGGCAGCGACCTTTCGCTGCTCTCCGTGGACGAGCTGAACGCGCGCATCGCGCTTCTGACGGAGGAAATTGCAAGGCTCCAAGCGGAGAGGAACCGCAAATCGGCGAGCCGTTCGGCCGCCGAAAGCCTTTTCCGTTGA
- the rpmE gene encoding 50S ribosomal protein L31: MKADIHPDYHTIKVVMTDGTEYETRSTWGTEGATMNLEIDPKSHPAWTGGNQQLVDRGGRVSKFKKRFEGLGL; this comes from the coding sequence ATGAAGGCAGACATCCATCCCGACTACCACACGATCAAGGTTGTCATGACCGACGGCACCGAATACGAAACCCGCTCGACCTGGGGTACGGAAGGTGCGACCATGAACCTGGAAATCGATCCCAAGTCGCATCCGGCCTGGACCGGCGGCAACCAGCAGCTCGTCGACCGCGGCGGCCGCGTTTCCAAGTTCAAAAAGCGCTTCGAAGGCCTCGGCCTCTGA
- a CDS encoding DUF1465 family protein, with protein sequence MSERGLNTVSFAGHAASSAQFKALYAEGMGLVEETASYLDGPGRTAAKVLPRMASVLYAAESMRLTTRLMQMASWLLLQRAVNNGEMSREQVLSEKSKVRLDSFKVDRSAPGWNDLPESFRDLIERSLRLQNRVALLDREIYRPQEATSFVPDNQNGVKAQIKLLQTAFGAS encoded by the coding sequence ATGTCCGAAAGAGGATTGAATACCGTCAGTTTCGCCGGTCACGCTGCGTCATCGGCGCAGTTCAAGGCGCTCTACGCTGAAGGGATGGGCCTGGTCGAGGAAACGGCAAGCTATCTCGATGGCCCTGGCCGCACCGCCGCCAAGGTGCTGCCCCGCATGGCATCCGTTCTCTATGCTGCCGAGTCCATGCGTCTCACCACCCGGCTGATGCAGATGGCCTCGTGGCTCCTGCTGCAGCGGGCCGTCAACAATGGCGAGATGAGCCGCGAGCAGGTCCTGTCGGAAAAGAGCAAGGTGCGCCTGGACAGCTTCAAAGTCGACCGCAGCGCGCCGGGCTGGAACGATCTGCCGGAGAGCTTCCGCGACCTCATCGAGCGGTCGCTCCGGCTGCAGAACCGGGTCGCACTGCTCGACCGCGAGATTTATCGGCCCCAGGAAGCAACGAGCTTCGTTCCGGACAACCAGAACGGCGTCAAGGCGCAGATCAAGCTGCTGCAGACGGCCTTCGGGGCGAGTTGA
- a CDS encoding ABC transporter ATP-binding protein/permease, producing the protein MPRQEKQTPARRSIRPLATVLPYLSRYRGLAIGAAVSLTIAAATTLTLPLAVRRMIDHGFSNSDSGFINTYFSMLMVLAVVLALASAARYYFVISLGERIVADLRRDVFARVMQLSASFFDVNQSGEIVSRLTADATQIKSAVGATASVALRNLILCLGAMGMMVYTSPKLSSLVLAAIPLIVFPLVGFGRSVRRRSREAQDMLAAASAYAGEAIAATRTVQAFNGEESARSRYGSAVEAAYRAARAATRARSVLTAFAITMVFGSVVAVLWFGARDVLAGSLSAGTLGQFLLYSVFAAGSLGALSEVWGELSQAAGAAERLNELLNEVPEIEAPEHPVAMPVPATGAVEFENVHFAYPARPDYKSLRGLSFAVRPGETVAIVGPSGAGKSTVFSMLLRYYDPAKGTIRVDGTDVRAVDPEELRERLAIVPQDVTIFATSVHDNIAFGVPDASREAVRAAAVAAQADEFIGRLDRGYDTLVGERGVTLSGGQRQRIAIARAILKNAPILLLDEATSALDAESETLVQKALDVLMQERTTLVIAHRLATVLKADRILVMEHGRIVEEGTHESLIRQGGLYAKLARLQFDHGAEALFVASPAPISP; encoded by the coding sequence GTGCCAAGACAAGAAAAACAAACGCCGGCGCGCAGGTCCATACGCCCGCTCGCAACCGTGCTGCCTTATCTCTCGCGTTACCGCGGCCTCGCGATCGGCGCTGCCGTCTCTCTGACCATTGCAGCGGCCACCACGCTGACCTTGCCGCTGGCCGTTCGCCGGATGATCGATCACGGCTTCTCCAATTCCGATTCCGGCTTCATCAACACCTATTTCTCCATGCTGATGGTGCTTGCAGTGGTCCTCGCCCTTGCCAGTGCCGCCCGCTATTACTTCGTGATCTCGCTCGGCGAGCGCATCGTCGCCGATCTCAGGCGCGACGTCTTCGCACGCGTCATGCAGCTCTCGGCCTCGTTCTTCGACGTCAATCAGTCCGGCGAGATCGTCTCGCGGCTGACGGCCGACGCGACGCAGATCAAGTCGGCGGTGGGTGCGACGGCATCCGTGGCGCTGCGCAACCTGATCCTCTGTCTCGGCGCGATGGGCATGATGGTCTATACGAGCCCGAAGCTTTCGAGCCTCGTGCTTGCGGCCATCCCCCTCATCGTCTTCCCGCTCGTCGGCTTCGGACGCTCGGTACGCCGGCGCTCCCGCGAAGCGCAGGACATGCTCGCAGCTGCCTCCGCCTATGCCGGCGAAGCGATCGCCGCCACCCGCACCGTGCAGGCCTTCAATGGCGAGGAGAGCGCGCGCTCGCGCTACGGCAGCGCGGTGGAGGCGGCCTATCGCGCCGCGCGCGCTGCGACCAGGGCGCGCTCGGTGCTGACCGCCTTTGCCATCACCATGGTCTTCGGAAGCGTCGTCGCCGTGCTCTGGTTCGGTGCACGGGACGTCCTGGCGGGCTCGCTTTCCGCGGGTACGCTCGGTCAGTTCCTGCTCTATTCCGTTTTTGCGGCAGGCAGCCTCGGCGCACTCTCGGAGGTGTGGGGCGAGCTCTCGCAGGCGGCGGGCGCCGCCGAGCGCCTGAACGAGCTGCTGAACGAAGTGCCGGAGATCGAGGCGCCCGAGCATCCGGTCGCAATGCCCGTCCCTGCCACAGGCGCGGTCGAGTTCGAGAACGTCCACTTCGCCTATCCCGCCCGGCCGGACTATAAGAGTCTTAGGGGCTTGAGCTTTGCGGTAAGACCGGGCGAGACGGTGGCCATCGTCGGCCCGTCCGGCGCCGGCAAGAGCACCGTCTTCTCGATGCTCCTGCGCTATTACGACCCGGCGAAGGGCACCATCCGCGTCGACGGTACGGATGTGCGCGCCGTCGATCCCGAGGAGCTGCGGGAGAGGCTTGCGATCGTGCCTCAGGACGTGACCATCTTCGCCACCTCGGTGCACGACAACATCGCCTTCGGCGTGCCGGACGCAAGCCGCGAAGCGGTGCGCGCCGCCGCCGTTGCGGCACAGGCCGACGAGTTCATCGGCAGGCTGGACCGCGGCTACGACACGCTGGTCGGCGAGCGCGGAGTGACCCTTTCGGGCGGCCAGCGCCAGCGCATCGCGATTGCCCGCGCCATCCTCAAAAACGCTCCGATCCTTCTTCTCGACGAGGCGACCTCAGCGCTCGATGCGGAGAGCGAAACGCTGGTGCAAAAGGCGCTCGACGTCCTGATGCAGGAGCGCACGACGCTGGTCATCGCCCATCGGCTCGCCACCGTGCTCAAGGCCGACCGCATCCTGGTGATGGAGCATGGCCGTATCGTCGAGGAAGGCACCCACGAGTCGCTGATCCGCCAGGGCGGGCTCTACGCGAAGCTTGCGCGGCTCCAGTTCGACCACGGCGCCGAAGCACTGTTCGTCGCTTCGCCCGCGCCTATTTCTCCGTGA
- a CDS encoding tetratricopeptide repeat protein — MVIRSLLKSSRPAALAAAMLLAVAPAAAQQPVAPAPADEGSAPKRGRITPFNGAVLPEDTERKPAAAGPEKPKASDGSAPSKGVTVFDRMGAELPALPEEKPFTGKIDEAYGAFQRGYYLTAMDLALPRAQLGDPAAQTLVAAILEQGLGVARDAKAAAFWYGQAANNGDPAAMFKYALILMEGRYVKRDRERADELMKKAADLGNASAQFNYGQTLVADMPGERGLKAAMPYYEKSAEQGIADAQYALSQIYLNVDGIEESKRARAREWLLRAARAGYDTAQLDIAIWLIEGIAGDRNLEEGFAWMKRAAESGNVVAQNRLSHLYVNAIGTRPNPVEAAKWYVLSRRAGLKDDALEDFYLGLNETQQKSALTAANKYRST, encoded by the coding sequence ATGGTAATCCGCTCTCTCCTGAAATCCAGCCGGCCCGCAGCCCTTGCCGCCGCGATGCTTCTTGCAGTCGCGCCGGCAGCGGCTCAGCAACCGGTCGCGCCTGCGCCGGCCGACGAGGGCAGCGCGCCGAAGCGCGGGCGGATCACGCCTTTCAACGGCGCGGTACTGCCGGAGGATACGGAGCGCAAACCGGCAGCGGCCGGTCCGGAAAAGCCGAAGGCCAGCGACGGCAGCGCGCCTTCGAAGGGCGTCACCGTGTTCGATCGCATGGGAGCCGAATTGCCGGCTCTGCCCGAGGAAAAGCCCTTCACCGGCAAGATCGACGAAGCCTATGGCGCCTTCCAGCGGGGTTACTACCTGACGGCGATGGACCTTGCCTTGCCGCGGGCCCAGCTCGGCGATCCCGCCGCCCAGACGCTCGTCGCCGCGATCCTGGAACAGGGCCTTGGCGTTGCACGCGACGCCAAGGCCGCCGCCTTCTGGTACGGCCAGGCGGCGAACAATGGCGACCCGGCCGCCATGTTCAAATATGCGCTGATCCTGATGGAGGGCCGCTACGTCAAGCGCGACCGGGAGAGGGCCGACGAACTGATGAAGAAGGCTGCCGATCTCGGCAACGCCTCGGCCCAGTTCAACTACGGGCAAACGCTCGTGGCCGACATGCCGGGCGAGCGGGGGCTGAAGGCGGCGATGCCCTATTACGAGAAATCCGCCGAACAGGGCATTGCGGATGCGCAGTATGCGCTCTCGCAGATCTATCTCAATGTCGACGGCATCGAGGAGAGCAAGCGGGCCCGTGCGCGCGAGTGGCTGCTCAGGGCGGCGCGGGCCGGCTATGACACCGCGCAGCTCGACATTGCCATCTGGCTGATCGAGGGGATCGCCGGCGACCGCAATCTCGAAGAGGGGTTTGCCTGGATGAAACGCGCCGCCGAAAGCGGCAACGTCGTCGCCCAGAACCGGCTCTCCCATCTCTATGTCAATGCCATCGGAACCCGTCCGAACCCGGTGGAGGCGGCAAAGTGGTACGTGCTCTCGCGCCGGGCCGGCCTCAAGGACGATGCGCTCGAGGATTTCTATCTCGGCCTCAACGAAACGCAGCAGAAATCGGCGCTGACGGCGGCAAACAAGTATCGCTCGACCTGA
- a CDS encoding sulfite exporter TauE/SafE family protein — protein MLPDIDFYLVAVPAVLLVGLSKGGMGEALSLMGVPILSMVVSPVQAAALLLPILIAMDIVSLWIWRKHGDRQTLVMLLPGALAGIAIGWATSAYVPRDALRLIIGLITVVFVLRYVYTLWRSRNGAPIQPKPQRAGPAALWGSFAGYGSFVAHAGGPPFQIYALPLKLAPREYTGTIVRFFAILNAVKLIPYFALGQLDFSNLKTSATLFPLAMVATACGAWIVRRMKPQVFYPFMYTMAFLAGSKLVWDGLRSIISGGV, from the coding sequence ATGCTTCCCGACATCGACTTCTATCTCGTTGCCGTTCCGGCCGTCCTGCTCGTTGGCCTGTCCAAGGGGGGCATGGGCGAGGCCCTGTCTCTGATGGGCGTCCCGATCCTGTCCATGGTCGTTTCGCCCGTACAGGCCGCGGCGCTGCTGCTGCCGATCCTCATCGCCATGGACATCGTTTCCCTTTGGATCTGGCGCAAGCACGGGGATCGGCAAACCCTTGTGATGCTCCTCCCGGGCGCGCTTGCCGGCATCGCCATCGGCTGGGCCACGTCCGCCTATGTGCCCCGCGACGCGCTGAGGCTGATCATCGGGCTCATCACCGTGGTCTTCGTACTGCGCTATGTCTACACCCTGTGGCGCAGCCGCAATGGCGCGCCCATCCAGCCGAAGCCGCAGCGCGCCGGTCCGGCAGCACTCTGGGGCTCCTTCGCCGGGTACGGCAGCTTCGTCGCCCATGCCGGCGGTCCGCCCTTCCAGATATACGCACTGCCGCTGAAGCTCGCGCCGCGCGAATATACCGGCACCATCGTGCGCTTCTTCGCAATCCTCAATGCGGTGAAGCTCATCCCCTATTTCGCCCTCGGCCAACTCGATTTCAGCAATCTCAAAACCTCGGCAACGCTCTTCCCGCTGGCCATGGTTGCGACCGCCTGCGGCGCCTGGATCGTCCGGCGGATGAAGCCGCAGGTCTTTTATCCCTTCATGTACACGATGGCCTTCCTTGCCGGCTCGAAGCTCGTATGGGATGGGCTCCGGAGCATCATATCGGGAGGAGTGTAG
- a CDS encoding inositol monophosphatase family protein yields the protein MARSALLNVMVQAVFKAGKSLARDFGEVQNLQVSLKGPADYVSQADRKAERIIREELMKARPTYGFLGEEGEEIKGTDGAHRWIVDPLDGTTNFLHGIPHFAISVALERQGEIVGAVVFNPATDELYTAERGGGAFLNDRRLRVGARKALSDAVIGTGTPHLGRGNHGKYLVELRHVMGEVAGIRRMGSASLDLAYVAAGRFDGFWERDLAAWDMAAGLLLIREAGGWSTDAEGGGKPLEAGSIVCGNEHIAKALREVIQRPIPSK from the coding sequence ATGGCCCGCTCCGCCCTTCTCAATGTCATGGTCCAGGCCGTCTTCAAGGCCGGCAAGTCGCTGGCACGCGATTTCGGCGAAGTACAGAACCTGCAGGTTTCCTTGAAAGGCCCGGCCGACTACGTTTCGCAGGCGGACCGCAAGGCCGAGCGGATCATCCGTGAGGAGCTCATGAAGGCCCGCCCGACCTACGGCTTCCTCGGCGAGGAGGGCGAGGAGATCAAGGGGACGGACGGCGCCCACCGCTGGATCGTCGATCCGCTCGACGGCACCACCAATTTCCTTCACGGCATCCCGCATTTCGCCATCTCTGTCGCGCTCGAGCGCCAGGGCGAGATCGTCGGCGCGGTCGTCTTCAACCCGGCGACGGACGAGCTCTACACCGCCGAGCGAGGCGGCGGCGCCTTCCTGAACGACCGCCGCCTGCGCGTCGGTGCGCGCAAGGCCCTCTCCGATGCCGTGATCGGGACCGGCACGCCGCATCTCGGCCGCGGCAATCACGGCAAGTATCTGGTCGAGCTGCGCCACGTCATGGGTGAAGTCGCCGGCATTCGCCGCATGGGCTCCGCCTCGCTCGACCTCGCTTATGTTGCGGCTGGTCGCTTCGACGGCTTCTGGGAACGGGACCTTGCCGCCTGGGACATGGCTGCCGGCCTCTTGCTCATCCGCGAAGCGGGTGGGTGGTCCACCGATGCCGAAGGCGGCGGCAAACCGCTGGAAGCGGGTTCGATCGTCTGCGGCAACGAGCATATCGCGAAGGCGCTTCGCGAGGTGATCCAGCGCCCGATTCCGTCCAAGTAA
- a CDS encoding peptidoglycan -binding protein has translation MALSRRREPRAINYWPGFVDALSTLLMAIMFLLSVFVTAQFLLGREISGKDEVLNRLNSQINELTQLLALEKSGKQDLEDSLANLQASLSQSEGERSRLQALLDRGAGSAEVADEKIGRLGSELENERQVSARAMSQIELLNQQIAALRSQIAAIEGALQASEAKDDASQAKIADLGRRLNVALAQRVQELNRYRSDFFGRLREILSDRENIRIVGDRFVFQSEVLFPSGGSDLNPEGQTEMAKLATALLDLAKEIPAEINWVLRVDGHTDDVQLSGIGRFRDNWELSSARATSVVKFLISKGVPADRLVAAGFGEYQPIAPGESQEARAQNRRIELKLTEK, from the coding sequence ATGGCGCTTTCCCGACGCCGCGAACCGCGGGCGATCAACTACTGGCCGGGCTTCGTCGACGCACTCTCGACGCTGCTCATGGCGATCATGTTCCTGCTCAGCGTTTTCGTCACCGCGCAATTCCTGCTCGGCAGGGAGATCAGCGGTAAGGACGAGGTGCTGAACCGGCTGAACAGCCAGATCAACGAACTCACCCAGCTTCTGGCGCTGGAGAAGAGCGGCAAGCAGGATCTCGAGGATTCGCTCGCCAATCTGCAGGCGTCGCTTTCACAGTCGGAAGGCGAGCGGTCCCGCCTGCAGGCTTTGCTCGACCGGGGCGCCGGCAGTGCCGAAGTCGCAGACGAAAAGATCGGCCGGCTTGGCTCGGAACTCGAAAACGAACGGCAGGTCAGCGCCCGGGCGATGAGTCAGATCGAACTCTTGAACCAGCAGATCGCAGCGCTTCGCAGCCAGATCGCCGCCATCGAAGGTGCACTCCAGGCATCCGAGGCGAAGGACGACGCCTCGCAGGCCAAGATAGCCGATCTCGGCCGCAGGCTGAACGTCGCCTTGGCGCAGCGTGTCCAGGAGCTCAACCGCTACCGTTCGGACTTCTTCGGTCGGTTGAGGGAGATCCTCTCGGATCGGGAAAACATCCGCATCGTCGGCGACCGTTTCGTCTTCCAGTCGGAAGTGCTCTTTCCGTCCGGCGGCAGCGACCTGAACCCGGAAGGGCAGACCGAGATGGCGAAACTCGCGACGGCCCTTCTCGACCTTGCCAAGGAAATTCCGGCGGAGATCAACTGGGTGCTGCGCGTGGACGGCCACACGGACGATGTTCAGCTGTCGGGGATAGGGCGCTTCCGGGACAACTGGGAACTGTCGTCCGCCCGTGCTACGTCCGTCGTCAAATTCCTGATCTCGAAGGGCGTTCCGGCCGACCGCCTGGTGGCGGCCGGCTTCGGGGAGTATCAGCCCATCGCACCGGGCGAAAGCCAGGAAGCACGCGCGCAGAACCGCCGCATCGAGCTCAAGCTCACGGAGAAATAG
- a CDS encoding ArsR/SmtB family transcription factor — MTIADPFDAIADPNRRHLLEELRRAPRTVNELAEGLPISRPAVSQHLKALLDCNLVSVSTSGTRRIYAINRPGFDRLNLWLDQFWS, encoded by the coding sequence ATGACGATCGCGGACCCATTCGATGCCATTGCGGATCCGAACCGGCGCCATCTGCTGGAGGAACTCAGGCGCGCGCCAAGGACCGTCAACGAGCTCGCCGAAGGTCTGCCGATCAGCCGGCCCGCCGTCTCCCAGCATCTCAAGGCCCTGCTCGACTGCAACCTGGTATCGGTATCGACCAGCGGCACACGGCGGATCTACGCGATCAACAGGCCGGGCTTCGACCGGCTCAACCTGTGGCTGGACCAATTCTGGTCCTGA
- a CDS encoding MFS transporter: MRNNLLPVAALLLGTLFLFLGNGLQGLLLPVRGTAEGYPTTILGLFGTLWATGFVLGCFFAPNVVKRIGHVRAFSVFTALIAIVSLLTGILIDPIWWLALRAVTGFSTAGTSMIIESWLNERATNESRGVIFSLYIAITLFGVVGGQMMIPFGETSTTFFFMICGILYCVAMLPTLLSRAASPQPLKQVRLDLRGLYRNSPVSFLGILLIGIANGAFGTLGAVFGRQAGLSDSTVAAMMSVAIFSGAVMQLPAGRISDRIDRRYVLAALAGVGALAGLLIFLVEPGQVWIVLTLIAIYGAAANALYPIAVSHANDFATPEDFVKVSGGLLLLYGIGTIIGPTIGGPIMTASGPYGLFMITACAHMLITAYAIVRSRRRAPVPAAERENFSPVNAGTATTPESLQLSPRAAPLEELPDEGADDPQEEERSNEPV, from the coding sequence ATGAGAAATAACCTGCTTCCCGTTGCCGCGCTGCTGCTCGGTACCCTGTTTCTCTTCCTCGGAAACGGCCTGCAGGGCCTGCTCCTGCCGGTGCGCGGCACCGCGGAGGGCTATCCGACAACCATCCTCGGCCTGTTCGGTACGCTCTGGGCCACCGGTTTCGTGCTTGGCTGCTTCTTCGCGCCGAACGTCGTCAAGCGCATAGGGCATGTGCGCGCCTTCAGCGTGTTCACGGCCTTGATCGCCATCGTTTCCCTGCTGACGGGCATTCTGATCGACCCGATCTGGTGGCTGGCGCTCCGCGCAGTCACGGGTTTCTCCACTGCCGGAACGTCGATGATCATCGAAAGCTGGCTGAACGAGCGCGCCACCAATGAGAGCCGCGGCGTGATCTTCTCGCTCTATATCGCCATCACCCTTTTCGGCGTCGTCGGCGGCCAGATGATGATTCCCTTCGGCGAAACGTCGACGACCTTCTTCTTCATGATCTGCGGCATTCTCTACTGCGTGGCCATGCTGCCGACGCTGTTGTCCAGGGCCGCCTCGCCGCAGCCGCTGAAACAGGTCCGCCTCGATCTGCGCGGCCTCTACCGCAATTCGCCGGTTTCCTTCCTCGGCATCCTGCTCATCGGCATTGCCAACGGCGCATTCGGCACGCTCGGCGCGGTCTTCGGCCGCCAGGCGGGGCTGTCGGACAGCACAGTTGCGGCGATGATGAGCGTCGCGATCTTCTCGGGCGCCGTCATGCAACTGCCGGCCGGCCGCATCTCCGACCGTATCGACCGCCGCTATGTGCTTGCCGCGCTCGCCGGGGTCGGCGCTCTCGCCGGCCTCCTGATCTTCCTCGTCGAGCCCGGCCAGGTCTGGATCGTTCTGACGTTGATCGCGATCTACGGCGCGGCCGCCAATGCGCTCTACCCGATCGCGGTTTCCCACGCCAACGACTTCGCCACGCCCGAGGATTTCGTGAAGGTTTCCGGCGGGCTCCTGCTGCTCTACGGCATCGGCACGATCATCGGCCCGACGATCGGCGGGCCGATAATGACCGCCAGCGGGCCTTATGGCCTCTTCATGATCACGGCCTGTGCGCATATGCTGATCACTGCCTATGCAATCGTCCGCAGCCGCCGGCGCGCACCGGTGCCCGCGGCCGAGCGCGAAAACTTCTCGCCGGTCAATGCCGGCACGGCGACGACGCCGGAGAGCCTGCAGCTCTCGCCGCGTGCGGCTCCGCTGGAGGAACTGCCGGACGAAGGCGCCGACGATCCCCAGGAAGAGGAGAGATCGAATGAGCCTGTATGA
- a CDS encoding MotA/TolQ/ExbB proton channel family protein, with the protein MAKLNLSGWRDREDVEEDYGPHKLSSPMPYFWTMVLFLIIVGFVAAILFRQASEAFAGNPGLNGLILGVLVIGILLAFNHVLSLRPEVRWFNSFRAAGSADKVGRDPVLLAPMRALIGGRQTTVISTAALRSILDSIAARLDESRDITRYLAGLLVFLGLLGTFWGLLGTIGSINTVIQSLDAGSGSTDDLLSSLKGGLSAPLTGMGTAFSASLFGLSGSLIVGFLDLQAGRAQNRFYTELENWLSSVTDVSSGFSSPGDMTDGAPVEELRRLTDQLTRLTHDGGVNQRTTAAMASLAEGIQGLVKNMRGEQQMLRDWIEAQQEEAKAMRKTLDRLTARIGQADRITVQSEKAVGQAKLSRMEDSGGD; encoded by the coding sequence ATGGCGAAACTGAATCTGTCCGGGTGGCGCGATCGCGAAGACGTGGAGGAGGACTACGGTCCGCACAAGCTTTCGAGCCCGATGCCCTATTTCTGGACGATGGTCCTTTTCCTGATCATCGTCGGTTTCGTCGCTGCGATCCTCTTCCGCCAGGCAAGCGAGGCCTTCGCCGGCAATCCCGGCCTCAACGGGCTGATCCTGGGCGTGCTCGTGATCGGTATCCTGCTGGCGTTCAACCATGTCCTCAGTCTGAGACCCGAGGTTCGCTGGTTCAACTCCTTCCGTGCCGCCGGCAGCGCCGACAAGGTCGGGCGCGATCCGGTGCTGCTTGCGCCGATGCGGGCTCTCATCGGGGGCCGCCAAACGACGGTAATCTCGACGGCCGCGCTCCGGTCCATCCTGGATTCCATCGCTGCGCGCCTCGACGAGTCGCGTGACATCACCCGCTATCTCGCCGGCCTTCTCGTTTTCCTCGGCCTTCTCGGTACGTTCTGGGGCCTGCTCGGCACCATCGGTTCCATCAACACCGTCATCCAGTCGCTGGATGCGGGAAGCGGCAGCACGGACGATCTCCTGAGCTCCCTCAAGGGCGGCCTTTCGGCGCCTCTCACCGGCATGGGAACGGCGTTCTCCGCCTCGCTCTTCGGTCTTTCCGGTTCGCTCATCGTGGGCTTTCTCGATCTGCAGGCGGGACGCGCGCAGAATCGCTTCTATACGGAGCTCGAGAACTGGCTCTCGTCGGTAACCGACGTCAGCTCCGGTTTTTCCTCGCCGGGCGACATGACCGACGGCGCTCCGGTGGAAGAACTGCGGCGGCTCACCGACCAGCTCACGCGCCTGACGCATGACGGCGGCGTGAACCAGCGTACCACCGCCGCGATGGCAAGCCTCGCCGAAGGCATCCAGGGCCTCGTCAAGAATATGCGCGGCGAGCAACAGATGCTGCGCGACTGGATCGAGGCGCAGCAGGAGGAGGCCAAGGCGATGCGCAAGACGCTCGACAGGCTGACGGCGCGCATCGGCCAGGCCGACCGGATCACCGTGCAAAGCGAGAAGGCCGTAGGACAGGCGAAGCTCAGCCGCATGGAAGACAGCGGAGGGGATTGA